ttttttttttttcattcagttttgtGAGGTTCATGAAATGCCTATGAAAAGTATAGGACgttgctctctttctctgtctccttatttttatttttgcacaGCGCGTCGGACTGTATAAACACTGTAGTTTGTagcgaaagagaaaatattgatgATGGTATCGCGACTACGCACTTTCATAGATCATAGTGAAACATCTGTTCAGTAAATACATTCAGTCTCTCAGTATCAGTAATGCATCGAAGTGGCTCTACGTGAACTGATCATTTAATTGGATTTTCTTTGGAACAGGAAGTCAACTGCAGTCCAATTTCTAATGTTTTCAATGTCTGCTACAAGCCTTATATCATTAAAACGCGTTTCTCTCACTAAATGACCTTATATATCTATGTTCAACTGAAATTCTATCGGGCAAGGGTTTTGTTCGTCctgtcctttattttcattttctgagagagagagagagagagagtgtgtgtgtgtgtgtgtgtgtgtgtgtgtgtgtgtgtgtgtgtgtgtgtgtgtgtgtgtgtgtgtgtgtgtgtgcgcgcgcttgcGTGTTTTGTTCGTATGTGTCTTCTTGCAGGCACAATGTGGCTCATGAGTTTGTTTCAGTTAATAAAGTTCTCATTGTTAACAAAATTTTCTGCTAGGCGGCCTTGCAGCTTTGAGAGCTGCCGCTGTTGGCTTATATTATAAGACTCATGAACATTTGATCACTGAAATATGCTGCAGAACAATGCTTGTGTTTTTATAGAGGGTGTTGTGGCAAAACATATTTCACACCAAAATTATAAATTTTATTTGGAATTGATGTTCTTTCTGTCCTGAACGccactttcattcttcttcatcttattattagtattttatcTATTGAGCATAGGTTCGGAACCAACAGGAGAGTCTGgtaataaatataaattattTTCTGAGCTTCATAGGCTTTCTCCTTCTACATTTGTTTACGTCGTACTTCACCGCTGCGCTGCTTTCGTCTGTTACACCTCTGGTGACATGTATTAATTCCAGAGCTTTCTTCAATGTTTCTCGATGTGCAAAGGCAAAGCCGCatggtataaaataaaaaaaaaaaaatccccgtTTCTTTGGAAATGATTGCAAGAGTTAAAAGAAACGTTTGCgctcgtatacacacacacacacacacacacacacacacacacacacacacacacacacacacacacacacacacacacacacacacacacacacacacacacacacacacacactccacacttcACAGTTCACATCAGCATTGTATGATTTCGAGGCACTATAGGTAGCTTGTTGGGAACCGGCAGCTGGATATTagacttccttctctcttcggCATTTCTCCTCTTGGGTAAATTGGATGAGTACTGTAACGATGTCATGGAGAAGGAAGGTCACCATAGAGAAACAATTGACTGTGAGGAAAGTAGTGGGGCAATAAACGGTGGTGATCGGCGGAGCATATGCGTTTTcttataattattgttgttgtattattaaAACATTTTGCTATCATTGTTATGGAGAAAGCCAGACAAACAAAGGGTTtccaagaagaaaaatggaagaaaacattTCATTGAACTTTtctgaagaagggaaaggaaaacaaagataatatATACTTTTCTGGTCCAGTTTACGTACGATATCTGCCGTAAAAACAAGACATGTAACGCAAGCCAGGGTGAAGAAGAACCACAAAACCAACATCAATATTTACTCAAgttttttccttatgtttttcAGTGGTCTGTATTTTTTGCTACTAAAAGGCGCGCGCTGCCCTACTCTTTTAACGAAATGCCGCTATATGGGAGCAGCGTCGTAGGTAGCGCTGTTAAACCAGTGGACTATGTGCAATTTTGGTGGCGCGGCCGCAATCTGGGAGGCGACCACAACCCCCACGCGCGGCCTATCGTGCCATCCTTTCCTTGATGTGGAAAGGGAAACGCAAGCCTAAATAAActgtatgaaaaaagaaaaaaaaagtatactaaggagagagagagagagagagagagagagagagagagagagagagagagagagagagagagagagaatttcttggTCTTAAGCATTTTTTCATATAACCTCACTTGGCTGTAAGCGAAGGATATACTCGGATTGTTTACCATTTTGCTGTCTGTCATAACATGTTACGAAAATGATAAATTCTTCATCTATGTCTCATATATCAAATGTAGTTTAACgttttgtgttgcttgtgtcgCTTGATGTGCTTACTTACACCTGGCATTGCAGCGCTATCGTCATCGTGTGTGTTAAGAAGGACGTGCGTCTCTTTACCGTCGCTGTCTGCTTTAATGTTGACCCTCTCTTTTGCCTTTCCAGAAGTGTGTGTAATTTTGTAACGCTGCATGAGCCTCATCAGACGCAGAAATGTCTTTCTCGCAGCTCTCGTCCCTGGAAATGACAGACTCAGATTCACAGGACATTGAAATGCCTGATTCTGACACAGTAGAATACAGCAATCCACCAGTGCTTGAAATATCGAGTCCGGAAGAGGAGAGTCTCGACCTATCGGACCCGGAGCTGTATGATCCTGAACTGGAGGACTCGGAATTAGCAGACTTTTCGTCTTTTGATTCCCTGCACTCTGAATTATCGGATCCAGAACTCCATGACTCGGAGCTCGTGGACCTCGAGTTAATAGAGCAGGTGTCGGATTTAGATCTCGAGGATCCCGAGGTAACCTTCCCGCCAACACCCGAGGAGGAGCCCAACCCGCCCAAACCGTCCAACCCGCCCAACCCGCCCAACCCTGTCCCCTCACGTCCTATTGGCATGGTCACTCAGGTTTGAAAAGACGCTGATATATGTTTTAGACTCGGATGAAAATACTGCCATAAGAGAACTGGATTTCCTGTGTAATATTGATCCTTCATTGTGTGTATCGCGTGGACCCGATGCGCAACGGCCTCGAAAAAAGATCCGTGCGTCAACTACAGTGAAcgaaatgaacatgaaaaacaaGAGGCGGCTTAAACGATGATGAAACTAGCTCTccaaatgtaagaaaaaaaatcatgtgtgTTTTATCTGAAATTCATGTGTTAGTCGGTAAATTTCCTTAGAAAATCCTCTAGAATGAGAAGTGAATAATTGTTGTGCTTTGTTACGTGTGCATGAAAATAAACTGTCTGTGTTTTCTACATGACAAGTGTGTTGCAGCGACACTATTTTTATGACTGGcagccgaaaaaaaaaaagttatgtgtggtaagtggCATTATTTTCTGATCGTGACTGCAGTAAGCAGCGAGAGGCAACACGTTCCAGTAAGTGACGAGGCGGGTG
The window above is part of the Portunus trituberculatus isolate SZX2019 chromosome 14, ASM1759143v1, whole genome shotgun sequence genome. Proteins encoded here:
- the LOC123503557 gene encoding histone-lysine N-methyltransferase SETD1B-like translates to MSFSQLSSLEMTDSDSQDIEMPDSDTVEYSNPPVLEISSPEEESLDLSDPELYDPELEDSELADFSSFDSLHSELSDPELHDSELVDLELIEQVSDLDLEDPEVTFPPTPEEEPNPPKPSNPPNPPNPVPSRPIGMVTQV